AGACGTCCGAGgacagggagctcactacctgTCTGGTCAGCCGCAGCTGCTCTTTGGTAGGCCACTGACCCCAGGCACCTGTGCGAGCTCCTGGGACGGACGACTCCCTCTCCAAGGCAGGCACAGTCACTGGCTCACTTCTCCGTGGCCAAGTCCCAGCCCCAGCTCCATCTTCTCCCTTCCCAGGTGCCCTCCACCCTTTCTGGCTGCTGCCTTCTGATGGCATCCCAAAGTGCCCCCATCTCCCCAGGAACCAGCGGCCTTCCTCCCCCCACAGGGTCCTGGGCTCCCACCACCATGCTGCCAGCTGCTTAATCTCATCCTCTGTACCTTCCCTCCACGTAGGCCTGACAGCCATGAgtggcaaccccccccccccccccccccggctgtGCTCTCACACTTTCCTGAGGCGTTCCCCACCCTCAAGCATCTCTGGTGGCAAGCAAACTTCTGCCCCTCACCATGGAGCCCCATTTCCACCTCCAAGCCTTTGGACTGGCTGTGCCTGTCACCTCCACACAGTCTCTCCGGAGCCCTCACCACCCCATCCTGATTTGGACTCCTGCGAGCAGGAAGGGTTCATTTCGTGCTACATCCCATGTGGCCTCCAGCTCTAGGAGCCCTGGCCCTCTCTACAGGCGCACGCCCCTCCCACGGCTGCTCAGGGGCTGGCTCCCTGACCCAGGTGGGGACAGGGGAAGGGCCTGGCCTAACCCCCAGGCTTAGGGGGAGCTCCTTATTCTCATGGTGGCAACGGCATCGAAAGCTGTGCCAGGAGGACCCGAGCCTCTGCTGATGTCAGTCTGGCCTCTTAGCCACCGACTGCTAAAGCCCACTGGAGTCCTCCTGCTAACTCCACGTTGTGGAGGACAGACAAAGGGGTAGCCCAATGGGCCAGTCAAGTGCCCCGGAATAAAGAGCAGGACCAGCAGCCCACACTAGGCCTCAAGTATTCCCAAACACCTTTATTTGGCTGGTGCGCCTCCTGCTCCTCCCTCATCTAAGAGAGAGCTGACACCCCAGAAGGCTGAGCTCCGAGCCCCGAAAAGCAGACAACAACAAGGACAGAGTTCTCTTCCTCAGAGGAGATTATCTTCGTTTCTGGAAAATATTGCCCCGGCCCATTCCACGCCCTCTTCCTCTGGCAGCCACTGGACAAGGGAGGAAAAACCACGATAAGTCAGAGCAGCCCAGTCACTCCCTGAAGTTTGCCCCTCTCCCCAACTGGCCTCCCACCCTGGGCCTTCAGAATGGCTGCCAGCCCAACAAAGCCTGTGCCTCCAACACCAAGGCAGGCTGCCTGGCCGGCCTCCCACCCTGGGCCTCCAGAAAGGCCGTTTTCCCTCGGCCAGCCCCAGAGCCTGTGCCTCCAATCCCAAGGCAGGCTGCCTGGCTACCCACCCTGGGCCTCCAGAATGGCTGCTTTCCCTCGGCCAGCCCCAGAGCCTGTGCCTCCAATCCCAAGGCAGGCTGCCTGGCCAGCCTCCCACCCTGGGCCTCCAGAAAGGCCGTTTTCCCTTGGCCAGCCCCAGAGCCTGTGCCTCCAATCCCAAGGCAGGCTGCCTGGCTACCCACCCTGGGCCTTCAGAATGGCTGCTTTCCCTCGGCCAGCCCCAGAGCCCTGGTTCTTGTTTTTCATGCTCTTCAACATCGGGGCATTCTTCAGCATGTCTGGCAAGATCAGAAAGCGAATCTTGCTCCCTCGGATGTAAACCTGCTCTAGCTGGGCCACTCGTCCATCTCTGTATGTGACTGTGATGTTCGACATCTGCAAGGGAAACCGGGCACCATCACAGTCTCTGCCTCAACCAAGACCACTGGGGTAGCCACCAGGATCACTCCTCCTTCTTCCTGGCTCGACCCCATGGCCACAGGACAGAGGCTGATGATGGGCTTGGCAAGACAAGCATAATCACAGGGTGTGAAGATAAATACAATTAAATGAGGTGGAGGGCAGCCAGGcgtagagagccaagcctggagaagagagaaatctgACTTTGGACACTCCCTAGTTTGGTGACCCTAaaccagtcacttgaccccaactgcCCAAGCCGTACTGCACTTCTGCCTGGGAAGCAACACTCATATCGACTGTAAGCCAAGGTGCGGCTAAACCCCATCCAGGAGGCTAAACGAGGGCCCAGATTCGGAAGGGCAGTAAATCCCAATTAAGTCGGTATTCGACCGCAGAGCCAATGGCTGGCAGGCGGCCCTGGAAGTCAAGGTTTCTAAAGCTAACCTGGGCCCATGGCTGAGGATGGACTGCAGGCAGAGACCGCCAACTACTGTGACAGGAGAGAAGGGGGGACAGAGAAAGGCGTGGCCAAACTCCCAAGTCCTTGACGACAGACCAGACATGGGCAGCGAGCGGAAGCTGCGGAGGATCACTGAGGCTGGGAAACTGAGAGGAAGAGGCACCCTGGCACTGAGTGGGAAGGCAGGGACAAGCCTGCTTTGGAGGG
This sequence is a window from Monodelphis domestica isolate mMonDom1 chromosome 3, mMonDom1.pri, whole genome shotgun sequence. Protein-coding genes within it:
- the SNRPD3 gene encoding small nuclear ribonucleoprotein Sm D3 isoform X2 encodes the protein MSIGVPIKVLHEAEGHIVTCETNTGEVYRGKLIEAEDNMNCQMSNITVTYRDGRVAQLEQVYIRGSKIRFLILPDMLKNAPMLKSMKNKNQGSGAGRGKAAILKAQVAARGRGRGMGRGNIFQKRR
- the SNRPD3 gene encoding small nuclear ribonucleoprotein Sm D3 isoform X1; the protein is MSIGVPIKVLHEAEGHIVTCETNTGEVYRGKLIEAEDNMNCQFPSLSDPPQLPLAAHVWSVVKDLGVWPRLSLSPLLSCHSSWRSLPAVHPQPWAQMSNITVTYRDGRVAQLEQVYIRGSKIRFLILPDMLKNAPMLKSMKNKNQGSGAGRGKAAILKAQVAARGRGRGMGRGNIFQKRR